From the Conger conger chromosome 14, fConCon1.1, whole genome shotgun sequence genome, one window contains:
- the slc11a2 gene encoding natural resistance-associated macrophage protein 2 isoform X3 → MKTDREADLLEEESQQENDPATNTQYSSISPPASPVLDDGPFSTYFEEKVPIPEDISQFGFSFRKLWAFTGPGFLMSIAYLDPGNIESDLQSGAKAGFKLLWVLLGATIIGLLLQRLAARLGVVTGMHLAEVCNRQYPTIPRIILWLMVEMAIIGSDMQEVIGCAIAFNLLSVGRIPLWAGVLITIFDTFVFLFLDKYGLRKLEAFFGFLITVMAISFGYEYVLVRPDQGELLKGMFVPYCAGCGTKQLEQAVGIVGAVIMPHNIYLHSALVKSRQIDRNNKKEVKEANKYYFIESSIALFVSFLINVFVVAVFAEAFYDKSNLEVNQECNKTGSPHTDLFPLENTTLEVDIYKGGVVLGCYFGPAALYIWAVGILAAGQSSTMTGTYSGQFVMEGFLNLRWSRFARVLLTRSIAITPTLLVAVFQDVQHLTGMNDFLNVLQSMQLPFALIPILTFTSLTSIMNDFANGLFWKIGGGVLILVVCAINMYFVVVYVTTLNSVLLYVLAAVLSFAYLSFVGYLAWQCLVALGVSCLDVGSRVRNGLMVPIEEAPEFHS, encoded by the exons GTACAGCTCCATCTCCCCCCCGGCCTCACCGGTGCTGGATGACGGGCCCTTCTCCACGTACTTCGAGGAGAAGGTCCCCATCCCAGAGGACATCAGCCAG TTTGGCTTCAGTTTCCGGAAACTCTGGGCATTCACCGGACCCGGCTTCCTGATGAGCATCGCCTACCTGGACCCAGGGAACATCGAGTCGGACCTGCAGTCCGGTGCAAAAGCAGGGTTCAAG CTGCTCTGGGTGCTCCTGGGGGCCACCATCATCGGCCTCCTGCTGCAGAGACTGGCTGCACGCCTGGGGGTTGTCACTGGCATGCACCTGGCTGAGGTCTGCAACCGCCAGTACCCCACG ATTCCTCGTATCATCCTGTGGCTGATGGTGGAGATGGCCATTATCGGCTCCGACATGCAGGAGGTCATTGGCTGTGCCATCGCCTTCAACCTTCTCTCCGTGGGCAG GATTCCACTGTGGGCAGGCGTTCTGATCACCATCTTCGACACCTTTGTCTTCCTCTTCCTGGACAAGTATG GTCTAAGGAAATTGGAAGCCTTTTTTGGGTTTCTCATCACTGTCATGGCTATCAGCTTTGGATATGAG TATGTGCTGGTACGACCGGACCAGGGGGAGCTGCTGAAGGGCATGTTTGTGCCGTACTGCGCCGGCTGTGGTACCAAACAGCTGGAGCAGGCTGTGGGCATTGTGGGTGCTGTCATCATGCCACACAACATCTATCTGCACTCTGCCCTCGTCAAG TCTCGGCAGATCGACCGCAACAATAAGAAGGAGGTGAAGGAGGCCAATAAGTACTATTTCATCGAGTCGTCCATCGCTCTCTTTGTCTCCTTCCTCATCAACGTCTTTGTGGTGGCTGTCTTTGCCGAAGCCTTCTATGACAAGAGCAACCTTGAAGTG AATCAAGAGTGCAATAAGACAGGCAGTCCCCACACTGACCTCTTCCCCCTGGAAAACACCACTCTGGAAGTGGATATCTACAAAGGG GGAGTGGTGCTGGGTTGCTACTTCGGCCCTGCGGCCCTCTACATCTGGGCGGTGGGGATCCTGGCGGCGGGACAGAGCTCCACGATGACTGGAACCTACTCCGGACAGTTTGTAATGGAG ggcTTCCTGAACCTGCGCTGGTCGCGTTTCGCCAGAGTGCTGCTGACGCGCTCCATCGCCATCACCCCCACGCTGCTGGTGGCCGTCTTCCAGGACGTGCAGCATCTGACGGGCATGAATGACTTCCTCAACGTGCTGCAGAGCAtgcag CTGCCATTCGCCCTGATCCCCATCCTCACCTTCACCAGCCTCACCTCCATCATGAACGATTTTGCGAACGGACT GTTCTGGAAGATTGGGGGCGGCGTGTTGATCCTGGTGGTCTGTGCCATCAACATGTACTTTGTGGTGGTCTACGTGACCACCCTGAACAGTGTGTTGCTCTACGTGCTGGCTGCGGTCCTGTCCTTCGCCTACCTCTCCTTTGTGGGTTACCTG GCCTGGCAGTGTCTGGTTGCCCTGGGAGTGTCATGTCTGGATGTTGGCAGCAGGGTAAGGAATGGCCTCATGGTGCCCATAGAGGAAGCACCGGAATTTCACTCTTAA